Proteins encoded by one window of Rhodamnia argentea isolate NSW1041297 chromosome 6, ASM2092103v1, whole genome shotgun sequence:
- the LOC115734491 gene encoding bifunctional 3-dehydroquinate dehydratase/shikimate dehydrogenase, chloroplastic-like isoform X2 has translation MGSIPLSSDGLTMVCAPIMGESVDQAIDQMHKAKTQGADVVEVRLDCIKHFQAHQDLEIILKNKPLPVIIVYRPKCEGGLYEGDEMARLEALRSALKLGADYVDFELKVASDVISKQNRLQCGGTKVIVSCFLDGATPSEEELSNLAARMQATGADIVKVVTSASNITELARLFHLLSYSQMPVVAYSVGERGLISQLLSPKFGGTLVYGSIEGKAIPGLPTLESLRKAYKVEYIDSGTKIFGLISKPVGHSKGPILHNPTFRHMNFNGLYVPMFVDDLKEFFQVYSTSDFAGFSVGFPYKEAVVQFCDEVHPLAQSIGAVNTIVRRPSDGKLIGYNTDCEASVTAIEDALQECRCINGKQSLVSPLAGREFVLVGAGGAGRALAFGAKIRGARIIIFDIDFERAKILANAVSGEARPLGDLPYFQPEKGSVLANATPIGMHPNKDRVPVSEASLGVFQLVFDAVYTPRKTTLLKGAEAAGAIIVSGVEMFLRQAIGQFNLFTGGEAPKEFMREIVLAKF, from the exons ATGGGCAGTATCCCTCTGTCAAGTGATGGTCTGACCATGGTTTGTGCACCCATAATGGGTGAATCGGTCGACCAAGCGATTGATCAAATGCACAAGGCAAAGACACAAGGTGCAGATGTGGTTGAGGTCAGGCTGGATTGCATCAAGCACTTTCAGGCTCACCAGGATCTTGAAATCATCCTCAAGAACAAGCCGTTACCGGTTATCATTGTTTACAG GCCTAAATGTGAAGGGGGGCTCTATGAAGGCGATGAAATGGCTCGGTTGGAAGCACTTCGTTCTGCTCTGAAATTAGGTGCTGATTATGTCGATTTCGAGCTCAAG GTTGCCTCTGACGTTATCAGTAAGCAGAATAGGCTTCAGTGTGGAGGTACCAAAGTGATAGTTTCATGCTTTTTGGATGGCGCGACCCCTTCTGAAGAAGAACTTAGCAATCTTGCTGCACGTATGCAAGCTACTGGCGCAGATATTGTGAAAGTTGTCACTAGTGCTAGTAACATCACAGAACTGGCCAGACTTTTTCATTTACTGTCTTATAGCCAG ATGCCAGTAGTTGCATACTCTGTTGGAGAAAGAGGTCTTATCAGCCAATTGTTGAGTCCCAAATTTGGTGGTACTTTAGTCTATGGCTCGATAGAAGGAAAGGCAATTCCCGGTCTTCCCACTTTGGAAAGCCTAAGAAAAGCATACAAAGTTGAGTACATCGATTCGGGCACGAAAATTTTCGGCCTCATCTCGAAACCAGTTGGCCACAGCAAAGGTCCGATTTTGCATAATCCTACATTCAGACATATGAATTTCAATGGACTTTATGTCCCGATGTTCGTCGACGATCTCAAAGAATTCTTCCAAGTTTACTCTACCTCCGACTTTGCTGGTTTTAG TGTGGGGTTTCCATACAAAGAAGCTGTCGTTCAGTTTTGTGATGAAGTACATCCACTTGCTCAG TCCATAGGTGCTGTTAACACTATAGTAAGGAGGCCTAGTGATGGGAAATTAATCGGCTATAACACAGATTGTGAGGCTTCAGTAACTGCCATAGAAGATGCTCTGCAAG AATGTCGATGCATTAATGGCAAACAATCTTTGGTCTCTCCACTGGCCGGCAGAGAGTTTGTGCTAGTTGGTGCTGGAGGTGCAGGAAGAGCTTTGGCTTTCGGTGCTAAAATCAGAGGAGCTCGGATCATCATTTTCGACATTGATTTTG AGAGGGCAAAAATACTTGCTAATGCCGTATCTGGTGAAGCTAGGCCCTTGGGGGATTTACCTTACTTCCAGCCGGAGAAAGGATCAGTTCTTGCTAATGCAACACCGATCGGAATGCATCCAAACAAAGACCGAGTACCGGTTTCCGAG GCGAGTTTGGGGGTTTTCCAGCTCGTCTTCGACGCGGTTTATACACCGAGAAAGACGACTCTGCTGAAGGGGGCCGAGGCTGCCGGAGCAATTATCGTAAGTGGAGTTGAAATGTTCCTCAGACAGGCCATAGGCCAGTTCAATCTCTTTACTGGAGGAGAAG CACCCAAGGAGTTCATGAGGGAGATAGTTTTGGCCAAGTTCTGA
- the LOC115734491 gene encoding bifunctional 3-dehydroquinate dehydratase/shikimate dehydrogenase, chloroplastic-like isoform X1, with translation MGSIPLSSDGLTMVCAPIMGESVDQAIDQMHKAKTQGADVVEVRLDCIKHFQAHQDLEIILKNKPLPVIIVYRPKCEGGLYEGDEMARLEALRSALKLGADYVDFELKVASDVISKQNRLQCGGTKVIVSCFLDGATPSEEELSNLAARMQATGADIVKVVTSASNITELARLFHLLSYSQMPVVAYSVGERGLISQLLSPKFGGTLVYGSIEGKAIPGLPTLESLRKAYKVEYIDSGTKIFGLISKPVGHSKGPILHNPTFRHMNFNGLYVPMFVDDLKEFFQVYSTSDFAGFRHEFLLVLNCSVGFPYKEAVVQFCDEVHPLAQSIGAVNTIVRRPSDGKLIGYNTDCEASVTAIEDALQECRCINGKQSLVSPLAGREFVLVGAGGAGRALAFGAKIRGARIIIFDIDFERAKILANAVSGEARPLGDLPYFQPEKGSVLANATPIGMHPNKDRVPVSEASLGVFQLVFDAVYTPRKTTLLKGAEAAGAIIVSGVEMFLRQAIGQFNLFTGGEAPKEFMREIVLAKF, from the exons ATGGGCAGTATCCCTCTGTCAAGTGATGGTCTGACCATGGTTTGTGCACCCATAATGGGTGAATCGGTCGACCAAGCGATTGATCAAATGCACAAGGCAAAGACACAAGGTGCAGATGTGGTTGAGGTCAGGCTGGATTGCATCAAGCACTTTCAGGCTCACCAGGATCTTGAAATCATCCTCAAGAACAAGCCGTTACCGGTTATCATTGTTTACAG GCCTAAATGTGAAGGGGGGCTCTATGAAGGCGATGAAATGGCTCGGTTGGAAGCACTTCGTTCTGCTCTGAAATTAGGTGCTGATTATGTCGATTTCGAGCTCAAG GTTGCCTCTGACGTTATCAGTAAGCAGAATAGGCTTCAGTGTGGAGGTACCAAAGTGATAGTTTCATGCTTTTTGGATGGCGCGACCCCTTCTGAAGAAGAACTTAGCAATCTTGCTGCACGTATGCAAGCTACTGGCGCAGATATTGTGAAAGTTGTCACTAGTGCTAGTAACATCACAGAACTGGCCAGACTTTTTCATTTACTGTCTTATAGCCAG ATGCCAGTAGTTGCATACTCTGTTGGAGAAAGAGGTCTTATCAGCCAATTGTTGAGTCCCAAATTTGGTGGTACTTTAGTCTATGGCTCGATAGAAGGAAAGGCAATTCCCGGTCTTCCCACTTTGGAAAGCCTAAGAAAAGCATACAAAGTTGAGTACATCGATTCGGGCACGAAAATTTTCGGCCTCATCTCGAAACCAGTTGGCCACAGCAAAGGTCCGATTTTGCATAATCCTACATTCAGACATATGAATTTCAATGGACTTTATGTCCCGATGTTCGTCGACGATCTCAAAGAATTCTTCCAAGTTTACTCTACCTCCGACTTTGCTGGTTTTAG ACATGAATTTCTCTTAGTCTTGAACTGCAGTGTGGGGTTTCCATACAAAGAAGCTGTCGTTCAGTTTTGTGATGAAGTACATCCACTTGCTCAG TCCATAGGTGCTGTTAACACTATAGTAAGGAGGCCTAGTGATGGGAAATTAATCGGCTATAACACAGATTGTGAGGCTTCAGTAACTGCCATAGAAGATGCTCTGCAAG AATGTCGATGCATTAATGGCAAACAATCTTTGGTCTCTCCACTGGCCGGCAGAGAGTTTGTGCTAGTTGGTGCTGGAGGTGCAGGAAGAGCTTTGGCTTTCGGTGCTAAAATCAGAGGAGCTCGGATCATCATTTTCGACATTGATTTTG AGAGGGCAAAAATACTTGCTAATGCCGTATCTGGTGAAGCTAGGCCCTTGGGGGATTTACCTTACTTCCAGCCGGAGAAAGGATCAGTTCTTGCTAATGCAACACCGATCGGAATGCATCCAAACAAAGACCGAGTACCGGTTTCCGAG GCGAGTTTGGGGGTTTTCCAGCTCGTCTTCGACGCGGTTTATACACCGAGAAAGACGACTCTGCTGAAGGGGGCCGAGGCTGCCGGAGCAATTATCGTAAGTGGAGTTGAAATGTTCCTCAGACAGGCCATAGGCCAGTTCAATCTCTTTACTGGAGGAGAAG CACCCAAGGAGTTCATGAGGGAGATAGTTTTGGCCAAGTTCTGA
- the LOC115734369 gene encoding FRIGIDA-like protein 5 isoform X2 produces MAGGNLSTDLSVAEVKKSVLRDALEHIHERASSLLLLSLRWKDLDEHYDAARRAVERRGEEVRSVEESVKASFSGFAARLEEIERRESEIASGRRAEFERRREEVERNAEELEFAKREVEERLRGIEVAERRFEEVSSSLGALVDERLREIGERERKVGEREKEIEFRNEKLRERWEAFEASRSKLEGKINEAQLKSEEFEGRMKNLELIEKECDERVKQARLKEKRLQQWSNVLEIQKRELEVRLREVELKDSRAKVLSKEPDLTSKKCQEQNNNVRPAINKSSDEIHPKVLAKSPDTCLKKDGQVSNIQRRAAVDGKEMQIFLNERWTEGEKLRHEVLVTLRKCSDPARLVLDAMEGFYPPHLKKGDVEFDECIVRRSCILLLEQLKKISPIITPQVKTEATKLSFFWITKMRADAENSLEVLGFLQLLATYGLASAFDADEILHYVEKIAQFNHMPELCQALGLKDKIPGLIRDLVKEKQHNLAVKFIHAFKMEDEFPPEPLLKEHMRISKNAAGAILQNGQNSPGAQAMKRRKADLEAGGRCVEDNKIKSTISLKKMRQAITSMEKQNEEQKKAASEIGSIKMRELDGKLHSPAIGAAPVPSSIPASVKSTNPISIETAVKPASETSTPPQHRGKHQRTAALAEVGSNPLAGASSNAQSSHITHKEASCENLCSKPSGKILGKILSREVEYELVRDEISTLLQSSSDPACLVFDTLKCSDPSNSKEFIRLGIPVKRCILLLEHLKRFSPIIKPPLFQEAKQFCNIWKLKLKARKDDHVETICFLHFLAAFKLAPLVGANEVLDLLDPSKWAKQVRDFCESLGLADFLPGFIRNLIEKKHWIDAIKYINALKMEDKFPLVPLLTDYLAHWENRADETSKKKNSSPSSQIGAINKKLTATKTAMKWIATYRLESEFSHKDFEAYIKQLEKQKAEIEGKLRESKAGAGSQHVLTQQDKKEEPPAQAASDHVATSCSDAPPSVTASTIPTSASNSSHQPEKKRKSIAPQPQTPSGPPLVGHPLTQPYIRPPVDTHGYQIGPPYSARPSGYHGLQIPPNNYPFNPYHYSGVGYHGRTCAVPLCGGQPVRFAGPRDAFGGPR; encoded by the exons ATGGCCGGTGGGAATCTGTCGACGGACTTGAGCGTCGCGGAGGTGAAGAAGAGCGTCCTCCGCGACGCGCTGGAGCACATCCACGAGCGGGCCTCCTCGCTCTTGCTGCTGTCGCTCCGGTGGAAGGACCTCGACGAGCACTACGACGCCGCGCGGCGCGCGGTCGAGCGGCGCGGGGAGGAGGTCCGCTCCGTGGAGGAGTCTGTCAAGGCGAGTTTTAGCGGGTTCGCGGCGAGGCTCGAGGAGATTGAGAGGCGGGAGAGCGAGATCGCGTCGGGGCGGAGGGCGGAGTTCGAACGCAGGCGCGAGGAGGTCGAGAGGAACGCGGAGGAGTTGGAGTTTGCGAAGAGGGAGGTTGAGGAGAGGCTTCGGGGGATCGAGGTGGCGGAGAGGCGGTTCGAGGAGGTTAGTAGCTCGCTGGGTGCGTTGGTTGACGAGAGGTTGAGGgagattggagagagagagaggaaggttggggagagagagaaggaaatcgAGTTTAGGAACGAGAAATTGAGGGAGAGGTGGGAGGCTTTCGAAGCTAGCAGGAGTAAATTGGAGGGGAAAATCAACGAAGCACAGTTGAAAAGTGAGGAATTTGAGGGTAGAATGAAGAATCTAGAATTGATAGAGAAGGAGTGCGATGAGCGAGTCAAGCAAGCTAGGTTGAAGGAGAAGAGGTTGCAGCAGTGGTCTAATGTGCTTGAGATACAGAAGAGAGAACTTGAAGTGAGACTGAGAGAGGTCGAATTGAAGGATAGCAGGGCAAAAGTATTGTCTAAAGAACCTGACTTGACAAGCAAGAAATGTCAGGAACAGAATAATAATGTTAGGCCTGCGATAAACAAATCAAGCGATGAAATTCATCCGAAAGTACTGGCCAAATCACCAGACACTTGCTTGAAGAAAGATGGCCAGGtttcgaatattcaaaggcgTGCGGCAGTGGATGGGAAGGAAATGCAAATTTTCCTTAATGAGCGCTGGACAGAAGGTGAAAAATTAAGACATGAAGTGTTGGTAACGCTTAGAAAATGTTCTGACCCCGCGAGGCTTGTTCTAGATGCAATGGAAGGGTTTTACCCTCCGCATTTGAAAAAGGGGGATGTGGAGTTTGATGAGTGTATTGTTAGGAGGAGTTGTATCTTGCTGTTGGAGCAGCTAAAGAAGATCTCTCCAATTATTACCCCTCAGGTGAAGACTGAGGCGACGAAATTGTCTTTCTTCTGGATAACTAAAATGAGAGCAGATGCCGAAAATTCCTTGGAAGTATTGGGATTTTTACAGCTTTTGGCTACTTATGGATTGGCTTCTGCTTTTGATGCCGACGAGATCCTACACTATGTggagaaaattgctcaatttaaCCATATGCCAGAATTATGCCAGGCCCTGGGCCTTAAGGATAAGATTCCAG GTCTCATTCGGGATCTTGTGAAAGAGAAGCAACATAATCTGGCTGTAAAGTTTATTCATGCTTTCAAGATGGAAGATGAGTTTCCACCAGAACCCCTCTTGAAAGAACATATGAGAATCTCCAAAAATGCTGCTGGGGCAATTCTGCAAAATGGACAAAACTCTCCTGGAGCTCAG gccatgaaaagaagaaaagctgatCTGGAAGCTGGAGGTAGATGCGTTGAAGATAACAAGATCAAGTCAACAatttcacttaaaaaaatgaggCAAGCCATTACTTCTATGGAGAAACAAAATGAGGAGCAAAAAAAAGCAGCCTCTGAGATCGGCAGCATCAAAATGAGAGAATTGGATGGCAAATTACATAGCCCTGCTATAGGAGCTGCTCCTGTTCCATCCTCTATCCCTGCCTCTGTCAAAAGTACTAATCCTATCTCCATCGAGACTGCTGTCAAACCAGCATCGGAAACTTCAACCCCACCACAGCATAGAGGTAAGCATCAACGAACAGCTGCATTGGCAGAAGTTGGATCGAATCCTCTTGCTGGTGCCAGTTCTAATGCTCAGTCATCGCACATTACACATAAAG AGGCGTCATGTGAGAATCTTTGCTCTAAGCCTTCTGGCAAGATTTTGGGAAAGATACTCAGCAGGGAGGTGGAATATGAGTTGGTTCGCGATGAAATTTCCACTCTTCTTCAGTCCTCATCGGATCCAGCATGTCTTGTTTTCGACACACTGAAATGTTCTGACCCTTCAAACTCAAAAGAATTCATTAGATTGGGTATTCCAGTAAAGCGTTGCATTTTACTATTGGAACATTTAAAGAGATTTTCGCCTATCATCAAGCCTCCGTTATTTCAAGAAGCAAAACAGTTTTGTAATATTTGGAAACTGAAGTTGAAGGCGAGGAAAGATGATCATGTGGAGACCATATGTTTTCTTCACTTTCTGGCTGCCTTCAAATTGGCTCCTCTTGTTGGTGCTAATGAAGTTCTTGATCTCTTGGATCCATCGAAGTGGGCTAAACAGGTCCGCGATTTCTGTGAATCTCTGGGATTAGCAGACTTTTTACCTG GTTTTATCAGGAATCTTATTGAAAAGAAGCATTGGATCGATGCCATTAAGTACATTAATGCACTGAAGATGGAGGACAAGTTCCCTTTAGTGCCTCTCCTCACTGATTATTTGGCACATTGGGAGAACAGAGCAGATGAAACATCCAAGAAAAAGAACAGCTCGCCTAGCAGTCAG ATTGGGGCCATTAACAAAAAGTTAACTGCGACGAAAACTGCAATGAAATGGATAGCGACATACAGGCTTGAATCAGAGTTCTCGCACAAGGATTTCGAAGCCTATATTAAACAGCTGGAAAAGCAGAAGGCTGAGATAGAAGGTAAACTGAGAGAATCCAAAGCTGGtgctggatcacagcatgtatTGACCCAGCAGGACAAAAAGGAGGAACCGCCGGCACAAGCCGCCTCCGATCATGTTGCCACATCATGTAGTGATGCCCCCCCTTCGGTCACCGCCTCAACCATTCCAACTTCAGCCAGCAATTCAAGCCATCAGCCAGAAAAGAAGCGTAAGAGTATAGCTCCGCAACCACAAACTCCATCAGGACCCCCCCTTGTTGGTCATCCCTTGACGCAGCCCTACATTAGGCCCCCAGTGGATACACATGGGTACCAAATTGGACCCCCATACTCAGCAAGACCGTCCGGATACCACGGGTTGCAAATCCCTCCGAACAACTATCCTTTCAATCCATACCATTACAGTGGTGTTGGTTACCATGGCAGAACTTGTGCAGTGCCTCTCTGTGGAGGTCAGCCAGTACGGTTCGCTGGTCCTAGGGATGCTTTCGGTGGTCCTAGATGA
- the LOC115734369 gene encoding FRIGIDA-like protein 5 isoform X1 — translation MAGGNLSTDLSVAEVKKSVLRDALEHIHERASSLLLLSLRWKDLDEHYDAARRAVERRGEEVRSVEESVKASFSGFAARLEEIERRESEIASGRRAEFERRREEVERNAEELEFAKREVEERLRGIEVAERRFEEVSSSLGALVDERLREIGERERKVGEREKEIEFRNEKLRERWEAFEASRSKLEGKINEAQLKSEEFEGRMKNLELIEKECDERVKQARLKEKRLQQWSNVLEIQKRELEVRLREVELKDSRAKVLSKEPDLTSKKCQEQNNNVRPAINKSSDEIHPKVLAKSPDTCLKKDGQVSNIQRRAAVDGKEMQIFLNERWTEGEKLRHEVLVTLRKCSDPARLVLDAMEGFYPPHLKKGDVEFDECIVRRSCILLLEQLKKISPIITPQVKTEATKLSFFWITKMRADAENSLEVLGFLQLLATYGLASAFDADEILHYVEKIAQFNHMPELCQALGLKDKIPGLIRDLVKEKQHNLAVKFIHAFKMEDEFPPEPLLKEHMRISKNAAGAILQNGQNSPGAQNQAMKRRKADLEAGGRCVEDNKIKSTISLKKMRQAITSMEKQNEEQKKAASEIGSIKMRELDGKLHSPAIGAAPVPSSIPASVKSTNPISIETAVKPASETSTPPQHRGKHQRTAALAEVGSNPLAGASSNAQSSHITHKEASCENLCSKPSGKILGKILSREVEYELVRDEISTLLQSSSDPACLVFDTLKCSDPSNSKEFIRLGIPVKRCILLLEHLKRFSPIIKPPLFQEAKQFCNIWKLKLKARKDDHVETICFLHFLAAFKLAPLVGANEVLDLLDPSKWAKQVRDFCESLGLADFLPGFIRNLIEKKHWIDAIKYINALKMEDKFPLVPLLTDYLAHWENRADETSKKKNSSPSSQIGAINKKLTATKTAMKWIATYRLESEFSHKDFEAYIKQLEKQKAEIEGKLRESKAGAGSQHVLTQQDKKEEPPAQAASDHVATSCSDAPPSVTASTIPTSASNSSHQPEKKRKSIAPQPQTPSGPPLVGHPLTQPYIRPPVDTHGYQIGPPYSARPSGYHGLQIPPNNYPFNPYHYSGVGYHGRTCAVPLCGGQPVRFAGPRDAFGGPR, via the exons ATGGCCGGTGGGAATCTGTCGACGGACTTGAGCGTCGCGGAGGTGAAGAAGAGCGTCCTCCGCGACGCGCTGGAGCACATCCACGAGCGGGCCTCCTCGCTCTTGCTGCTGTCGCTCCGGTGGAAGGACCTCGACGAGCACTACGACGCCGCGCGGCGCGCGGTCGAGCGGCGCGGGGAGGAGGTCCGCTCCGTGGAGGAGTCTGTCAAGGCGAGTTTTAGCGGGTTCGCGGCGAGGCTCGAGGAGATTGAGAGGCGGGAGAGCGAGATCGCGTCGGGGCGGAGGGCGGAGTTCGAACGCAGGCGCGAGGAGGTCGAGAGGAACGCGGAGGAGTTGGAGTTTGCGAAGAGGGAGGTTGAGGAGAGGCTTCGGGGGATCGAGGTGGCGGAGAGGCGGTTCGAGGAGGTTAGTAGCTCGCTGGGTGCGTTGGTTGACGAGAGGTTGAGGgagattggagagagagagaggaaggttggggagagagagaaggaaatcgAGTTTAGGAACGAGAAATTGAGGGAGAGGTGGGAGGCTTTCGAAGCTAGCAGGAGTAAATTGGAGGGGAAAATCAACGAAGCACAGTTGAAAAGTGAGGAATTTGAGGGTAGAATGAAGAATCTAGAATTGATAGAGAAGGAGTGCGATGAGCGAGTCAAGCAAGCTAGGTTGAAGGAGAAGAGGTTGCAGCAGTGGTCTAATGTGCTTGAGATACAGAAGAGAGAACTTGAAGTGAGACTGAGAGAGGTCGAATTGAAGGATAGCAGGGCAAAAGTATTGTCTAAAGAACCTGACTTGACAAGCAAGAAATGTCAGGAACAGAATAATAATGTTAGGCCTGCGATAAACAAATCAAGCGATGAAATTCATCCGAAAGTACTGGCCAAATCACCAGACACTTGCTTGAAGAAAGATGGCCAGGtttcgaatattcaaaggcgTGCGGCAGTGGATGGGAAGGAAATGCAAATTTTCCTTAATGAGCGCTGGACAGAAGGTGAAAAATTAAGACATGAAGTGTTGGTAACGCTTAGAAAATGTTCTGACCCCGCGAGGCTTGTTCTAGATGCAATGGAAGGGTTTTACCCTCCGCATTTGAAAAAGGGGGATGTGGAGTTTGATGAGTGTATTGTTAGGAGGAGTTGTATCTTGCTGTTGGAGCAGCTAAAGAAGATCTCTCCAATTATTACCCCTCAGGTGAAGACTGAGGCGACGAAATTGTCTTTCTTCTGGATAACTAAAATGAGAGCAGATGCCGAAAATTCCTTGGAAGTATTGGGATTTTTACAGCTTTTGGCTACTTATGGATTGGCTTCTGCTTTTGATGCCGACGAGATCCTACACTATGTggagaaaattgctcaatttaaCCATATGCCAGAATTATGCCAGGCCCTGGGCCTTAAGGATAAGATTCCAG GTCTCATTCGGGATCTTGTGAAAGAGAAGCAACATAATCTGGCTGTAAAGTTTATTCATGCTTTCAAGATGGAAGATGAGTTTCCACCAGAACCCCTCTTGAAAGAACATATGAGAATCTCCAAAAATGCTGCTGGGGCAATTCTGCAAAATGGACAAAACTCTCCTGGAGCTCAG AATCAGgccatgaaaagaagaaaagctgatCTGGAAGCTGGAGGTAGATGCGTTGAAGATAACAAGATCAAGTCAACAatttcacttaaaaaaatgaggCAAGCCATTACTTCTATGGAGAAACAAAATGAGGAGCAAAAAAAAGCAGCCTCTGAGATCGGCAGCATCAAAATGAGAGAATTGGATGGCAAATTACATAGCCCTGCTATAGGAGCTGCTCCTGTTCCATCCTCTATCCCTGCCTCTGTCAAAAGTACTAATCCTATCTCCATCGAGACTGCTGTCAAACCAGCATCGGAAACTTCAACCCCACCACAGCATAGAGGTAAGCATCAACGAACAGCTGCATTGGCAGAAGTTGGATCGAATCCTCTTGCTGGTGCCAGTTCTAATGCTCAGTCATCGCACATTACACATAAAG AGGCGTCATGTGAGAATCTTTGCTCTAAGCCTTCTGGCAAGATTTTGGGAAAGATACTCAGCAGGGAGGTGGAATATGAGTTGGTTCGCGATGAAATTTCCACTCTTCTTCAGTCCTCATCGGATCCAGCATGTCTTGTTTTCGACACACTGAAATGTTCTGACCCTTCAAACTCAAAAGAATTCATTAGATTGGGTATTCCAGTAAAGCGTTGCATTTTACTATTGGAACATTTAAAGAGATTTTCGCCTATCATCAAGCCTCCGTTATTTCAAGAAGCAAAACAGTTTTGTAATATTTGGAAACTGAAGTTGAAGGCGAGGAAAGATGATCATGTGGAGACCATATGTTTTCTTCACTTTCTGGCTGCCTTCAAATTGGCTCCTCTTGTTGGTGCTAATGAAGTTCTTGATCTCTTGGATCCATCGAAGTGGGCTAAACAGGTCCGCGATTTCTGTGAATCTCTGGGATTAGCAGACTTTTTACCTG GTTTTATCAGGAATCTTATTGAAAAGAAGCATTGGATCGATGCCATTAAGTACATTAATGCACTGAAGATGGAGGACAAGTTCCCTTTAGTGCCTCTCCTCACTGATTATTTGGCACATTGGGAGAACAGAGCAGATGAAACATCCAAGAAAAAGAACAGCTCGCCTAGCAGTCAG ATTGGGGCCATTAACAAAAAGTTAACTGCGACGAAAACTGCAATGAAATGGATAGCGACATACAGGCTTGAATCAGAGTTCTCGCACAAGGATTTCGAAGCCTATATTAAACAGCTGGAAAAGCAGAAGGCTGAGATAGAAGGTAAACTGAGAGAATCCAAAGCTGGtgctggatcacagcatgtatTGACCCAGCAGGACAAAAAGGAGGAACCGCCGGCACAAGCCGCCTCCGATCATGTTGCCACATCATGTAGTGATGCCCCCCCTTCGGTCACCGCCTCAACCATTCCAACTTCAGCCAGCAATTCAAGCCATCAGCCAGAAAAGAAGCGTAAGAGTATAGCTCCGCAACCACAAACTCCATCAGGACCCCCCCTTGTTGGTCATCCCTTGACGCAGCCCTACATTAGGCCCCCAGTGGATACACATGGGTACCAAATTGGACCCCCATACTCAGCAAGACCGTCCGGATACCACGGGTTGCAAATCCCTCCGAACAACTATCCTTTCAATCCATACCATTACAGTGGTGTTGGTTACCATGGCAGAACTTGTGCAGTGCCTCTCTGTGGAGGTCAGCCAGTACGGTTCGCTGGTCCTAGGGATGCTTTCGGTGGTCCTAGATGA